A part of Bartonella quintana genomic DNA contains:
- a CDS encoding ABC transporter ATP-binding protein: MSLHFDNATLGYVNRVAIKNFSAKLKTGSLVAITGDNGAGKSTLLKAIAGLIKPIRGKITKPKKSRIAYLAQQCDIDRTFPIDVRALIKTGLWSFCGLWKNQRPYYSKIQNALEMVGLTALATRSLDTLSSGQLQRALFARIIVQDADIILLDEPFNGVDRNTQKDLLALITHWQQQGRTILTALHDPLIVQKHFPQIIQIDKQNAFYGKTTQFFNETIHPVTRPLTTNSFRTSALNQYFSINDSRSIWL; encoded by the coding sequence ATGAGTCTGCATTTTGATAATGCAACATTAGGCTATGTAAACAGGGTAGCAATAAAAAACTTTTCAGCAAAATTAAAAACTGGTTCATTGGTTGCAATAACGGGTGATAATGGTGCTGGAAAATCTACACTGCTGAAAGCTATCGCTGGATTGATCAAGCCTATCAGAGGTAAAATTACAAAACCGAAGAAAAGTCGGATTGCTTATCTCGCTCAACAATGTGATATTGACCGAACATTTCCAATTGATGTGAGAGCACTTATAAAAACGGGATTGTGGTCCTTTTGTGGATTGTGGAAAAACCAGCGCCCTTATTACTCTAAAATTCAAAATGCACTTGAAATGGTTGGGCTCACGGCACTTGCCACTCGTTCACTTGACACGCTCTCAAGTGGCCAATTACAACGTGCCCTTTTTGCACGTATCATTGTACAAGATGCCGATATTATCTTACTCGATGAACCATTCAATGGCGTAGATCGTAATACTCAAAAAGACCTTCTTGCGTTAATCACACATTGGCAACAGCAAGGACGAACAATTCTTACAGCACTCCATGATCCCCTCATCGTGCAAAAACATTTTCCCCAAATAATTCAAATTGATAAACAAAACGCTTTTTATGGAAAAACAACACAATTTTTCAATGAAACTATTCACCCCGTTACTCGACCTCTCACAACAAACTCTTTCCGTACGAGTGCGCTAAACCAATATTTTTCTATCAATGATTCTCGCTCTATTTGGTTATAA
- a CDS encoding glutaredoxin family protein — protein MPVTIYSKPSCVQCDATRRAFDAKGINYRVVDISRDEQAYSFVQSLGYRQVPVVVCGKSHWSGFRPDMISGLCV, from the coding sequence ATGCCAGTCACTATTTATAGCAAACCATCTTGCGTCCAATGTGATGCTACGCGCCGTGCTTTTGATGCTAAAGGCATTAATTATCGTGTTGTTGACATTTCCCGTGATGAGCAAGCATACAGTTTTGTTCAATCTCTAGGATACCGTCAGGTTCCTGTAGTCGTTTGTGGTAAAAGTCATTGGTCTGGTTTTAGACCAGATATGATTAGTGGTCTTTGTGTTTAA
- the nrdI gene encoding class Ib ribonucleoside-diphosphate reductase assembly flavoprotein NrdI, whose translation MGLIVYYSSATGNTEYFVSQLGQRLFKIDKKKPSVLVDEPYVLVVPTYADGEGRMAVPKVVIRFLNECENRKLIRGVIGGGNRNFGCYYNLASKIIAEKCFVPCLYRFELRGTNEDVICVKKGLERFWKQLV comes from the coding sequence ATGGGACTTATTGTTTATTATTCGAGTGCTACGGGTAATACGGAATATTTTGTTTCTCAGCTTGGTCAACGACTCTTCAAAATTGATAAAAAAAAGCCGTCTGTGTTAGTTGATGAGCCTTATGTATTGGTTGTCCCTACATATGCAGATGGTGAAGGAAGGATGGCTGTGCCGAAAGTGGTTATTCGTTTTCTCAATGAATGTGAGAACCGCAAATTAATTCGTGGTGTCATTGGTGGTGGGAATCGTAATTTTGGTTGCTATTATAATTTAGCGAGCAAGATCATTGCTGAAAAATGTTTTGTACCTTGCCTTTATCGTTTTGAGTTACGTGGCACTAACGAAGACGTTATTTGTGTAAAGAAGGGATTGGAAAGATTTTGGAAACAGTTGGTATAG
- the nrdE gene encoding class 1b ribonucleoside-diphosphate reductase subunit alpha: METVGIEQSQKSEHITDYHALNAMLNLYDEDGRIQFDMDRLAARQYFLQHVNQNTVFFHNLKEKIDYLIEEGYYEKTLFELYDFSFIKKLFKRAYAFKFRFPTFLGAFKYYTSYTLKTFDGKRYLERYEDRICLVALYLAQGNKSLAESFVDEIITGRFQPATPTFLNAGKKQRGELVSCFLLRIEDNMESIGRSVNSALQLSKRGGGVALCLTNLREAGAPIKKIENQSSGVLPVMKLLEDSFSYANQLGARQGAGAVYLHAHHLDIMKFLDTKRENADEKVRIKTLSLGVVIPDITFELAQNNEDMYLFSPYDIERVTGKPFSDISLTEHYRSFVDNAKIRKKKINARVFFQTLAEIQFESGYPYILFEDTANRANPIAGRISMSNLCSEILQVSEASELETDLTYRTIGSDISCNLGSMNIAKAMESTNFGRTVEIAVRALTAVSDMSNIACVPSIAKGNAESHAIGLGQMNLHGFLAREQIYYGSLEAIDFTNIYFYTVAYHAIRASNLIARERQKVFAGFEKSAYADGSFFTKYIEKEWKPQCVLVQELFARNNIVIPDQKDWQELKKLVIEYGLYNRNLQAVPPTGSISYINYATSSIHPIASKIEIRKEGKIGRVYYPAPYMDNTNLNFYQDAYEIGPEKIIDTYAVATQHVDQGLSLTLFFPDTATTRDINRAQIYAWKKGIKSIYYVRLRQVALSGTEVDGCVSCSL, translated from the coding sequence TTGGAAACAGTTGGTATAGAACAGTCGCAAAAATCGGAGCATATTACGGATTATCATGCGCTGAATGCGATGCTTAATCTTTATGATGAAGATGGTCGTATCCAATTTGATATGGATCGGCTTGCTGCACGACAATATTTTCTCCAGCATGTTAATCAAAACACAGTTTTTTTTCATAATCTTAAGGAAAAAATAGACTACTTGATAGAAGAAGGTTATTATGAGAAAACTTTGTTTGAGCTTTATGATTTTTCTTTTATCAAGAAGCTTTTTAAGCGCGCTTATGCATTTAAGTTTCGCTTTCCTACTTTTTTGGGCGCATTTAAGTATTATACTAGCTATACATTGAAGACTTTTGATGGGAAGCGCTATCTTGAGCGTTATGAAGATCGTATCTGCCTGGTAGCTTTATATTTAGCACAAGGGAATAAGAGTCTTGCTGAGAGCTTTGTGGATGAAATTATTACAGGACGATTTCAACCTGCAACACCGACATTTTTGAATGCAGGAAAAAAACAACGCGGCGAATTGGTATCCTGTTTTTTGTTGCGGATTGAAGACAATATGGAGTCAATAGGTCGTTCAGTTAATTCAGCTTTACAACTTTCGAAACGCGGTGGGGGTGTAGCGCTTTGTTTGACGAATTTACGAGAAGCAGGAGCACCGATCAAGAAAATAGAAAACCAATCTTCAGGTGTTTTACCTGTGATGAAACTTCTAGAAGATTCTTTCTCTTATGCCAATCAACTTGGTGCACGGCAAGGCGCTGGTGCTGTTTATTTGCATGCGCATCATTTAGATATTATGAAATTTTTGGATACAAAGCGCGAGAATGCTGATGAAAAGGTCAGAATTAAAACTCTTTCGCTTGGTGTGGTTATCCCTGATATTACTTTTGAGCTTGCACAGAATAATGAGGATATGTATCTATTCTCACCTTATGATATTGAGCGTGTTACAGGCAAACCCTTTAGCGATATTTCTTTGACGGAACATTATCGATCCTTTGTTGATAATGCAAAGATTCGTAAAAAGAAAATAAATGCACGTGTCTTTTTCCAGACATTAGCAGAAATTCAATTTGAATCAGGTTATCCCTATATTTTATTTGAAGATACTGCCAACCGAGCTAATCCGATAGCTGGACGTATAAGTATGAGTAATTTATGTTCAGAAATTTTGCAGGTGAGTGAGGCGAGTGAATTAGAAACGGATTTAACTTATCGTACTATTGGAAGTGATATATCTTGTAATCTTGGTTCAATGAATATTGCAAAAGCAATGGAAAGTACTAATTTTGGGCGGACAGTGGAAATTGCTGTTCGTGCTCTTACTGCTGTTTCTGATATGAGCAATATTGCTTGTGTGCCTTCCATTGCGAAAGGCAATGCCGAAAGTCATGCGATTGGTTTGGGACAAATGAATTTGCATGGTTTTTTAGCACGTGAACAGATCTATTATGGATCTCTAGAAGCGATTGATTTCACCAATATCTATTTTTATACCGTGGCTTACCACGCAATACGTGCTTCCAATTTGATTGCACGCGAACGTCAAAAAGTGTTCGCAGGGTTTGAAAAGTCAGCTTATGCAGATGGCAGTTTTTTTACTAAATATATTGAGAAGGAATGGAAACCGCAATGTGTACTTGTGCAAGAGCTTTTTGCACGTAATAATATCGTGATACCGGATCAAAAGGATTGGCAGGAACTCAAGAAATTAGTTATTGAGTATGGGCTTTATAATCGCAATCTTCAGGCAGTACCACCCACGGGGTCTATTTCCTATATTAATTATGCGACATCTTCTATTCATCCGATTGCTTCAAAGATTGAGATTCGTAAAGAAGGAAAAATTGGACGCGTTTATTACCCTGCTCCTTACATGGATAATACAAATTTGAATTTTTACCAGGACGCTTATGAGATTGGTCCTGAAAAAATTATTGATACCTATGCTGTCGCCACACAACATGTTGACCAAGGTCTTTCACTAACGTTGTTTTTTCCTGATACTGCTACCACGCGTGATATTAACCGCGCGCAAATTTATGCCTGGAAAAAGGGCATAAAGAGTATTTATTATGTACGTTTACGGCAAGTAGCGTTGAGTGGAACAGAAGTAGATGGTTGTGTTTCGTGTAGTCTATAG
- the nrdF gene encoding class 1b ribonucleoside-diphosphate reductase subunit beta — translation MTKITTKNPVVCAVNWNRLHDEKDLEVWNRLTGNFWLPEKVPLSNDIPSWASLTEEERKLTVRVFTGLTLLDTIQNTVGAISLMADAITEHEEAVLTNIAFMEAVHARSYSSIFSTLCSTVEVDDAFRWSEENIHLQKKARLVLERYEASDPLKKKIASTLLESFLFYSGFYLPMYWASRAKLTNTADLIRLIIRDEAVHGYYIGYKFQLGFAKLNEVKKQEIKDFSFNLLFDLYNIECKYTEDLYDALGLTEDVKVFLHYNANKALMNLGFEPLFPPEVCRVNPAILAALSPSSDENHDFFSGAGSSYVIGKAVATTDDDWEF, via the coding sequence ATGACAAAGATTACAACTAAAAATCCTGTTGTTTGTGCTGTCAATTGGAATAGATTGCATGATGAAAAAGATCTTGAAGTTTGGAACCGCTTAACTGGAAATTTTTGGTTACCTGAGAAGGTGCCACTTTCCAATGATATTCCTTCATGGGCAAGTCTAACAGAGGAAGAACGCAAGCTAACAGTTCGTGTTTTTACGGGGTTAACTCTCTTGGATACGATTCAAAACACCGTAGGAGCCATTTCGCTTATGGCTGATGCAATAACAGAGCATGAGGAGGCGGTGTTGACGAATATTGCGTTCATGGAAGCCGTTCATGCACGTTCTTATTCCTCTATTTTTTCAACTTTGTGTTCAACGGTAGAAGTCGATGATGCTTTTAGGTGGTCAGAAGAAAATATTCATTTGCAGAAAAAGGCTAGGTTAGTGCTTGAGCGTTATGAAGCGAGCGATCCACTAAAGAAGAAAATTGCTTCAACTTTACTTGAAAGCTTTTTATTTTATTCTGGTTTTTATTTACCCATGTATTGGGCTAGTCGTGCTAAATTAACCAATACAGCTGATCTCATTCGGCTTATTATTCGTGATGAAGCTGTACATGGTTATTATATAGGCTATAAATTTCAATTAGGGTTTGCAAAACTTAATGAAGTTAAAAAGCAGGAAATTAAAGATTTTTCTTTTAACTTACTCTTCGACCTTTATAACATTGAATGTAAATATACTGAAGATCTTTATGATGCACTTGGGTTGACAGAAGATGTTAAAGTTTTTCTTCATTATAATGCGAATAAGGCCTTGATGAATCTAGGTTTTGAACCTCTTTTCCCTCCTGAGGTTTGTCGTGTTAATCCCGCTATTTTGGCAGCTTTGTCACCGAGCTCTGATGAAAATCATGACTTCTTTTCAGGAGCTGGCTCTTCTTATGTTATTGGCAAGGCGGTTGCTACCACGGATGACGATTGGGAATTTTAA
- the prmC gene encoding peptide chain release factor N(5)-glutamine methyltransferase, which produces MNDYSLKSIIRQTQEKLRIQRIPEANLDAKILVEWITGTNASVRILHPDLCLSFEQITQLEQAIQRRINGEPVYRIIGKREFYGISFALSQETLEPRPDTETLVDLVLPLLKKYVDKLGKTTLLDMGTGSGAIAIAILKQIPQSYATAVDISKDALKTAIKNAKNAKVIHRFTPLLSNWFDSVTDRFDLIISNPPYIPEKDIKNLAKEVRLHDPLRALIGGKDGLHFYRKLAHEARNYLKTKGSLAVEIGHSQEKEVCDLFEKNGFQFLEMRRDLSGIPRALLFTCNH; this is translated from the coding sequence ATGAACGATTATTCTCTCAAGAGTATCATCCGGCAAACTCAAGAAAAATTGCGCATTCAAAGAATTCCTGAAGCCAATCTTGATGCAAAAATACTTGTTGAATGGATAACAGGTACAAATGCATCTGTCAGAATTCTCCATCCAGATCTCTGCCTATCTTTTGAGCAAATTACACAATTAGAACAAGCTATCCAACGACGTATTAATGGCGAACCTGTCTATCGTATTATTGGAAAACGGGAATTTTATGGTATATCCTTCGCATTATCTCAGGAGACATTAGAACCACGCCCTGACACAGAAACACTGGTGGATCTTGTTTTACCTCTCCTCAAAAAATATGTAGACAAATTAGGAAAAACAACACTGCTTGATATGGGAACAGGAAGCGGCGCTATTGCCATTGCGATTCTTAAACAAATTCCCCAATCCTATGCAACGGCTGTTGATATTTCTAAAGATGCACTCAAAACAGCGATAAAAAACGCAAAAAATGCGAAGGTCATACACCGTTTTACACCTCTTCTCAGTAATTGGTTTGATTCTGTTACAGATCGGTTCGACCTTATTATTTCAAATCCACCTTATATTCCAGAAAAAGATATCAAAAACCTTGCAAAGGAAGTGCGTCTACATGATCCATTGCGTGCACTCATCGGTGGAAAAGATGGTCTTCATTTTTATCGCAAACTCGCTCATGAAGCAAGAAACTACTTAAAAACCAAAGGCTCTTTAGCCGTTGAAATCGGCCACTCTCAAGAAAAAGAAGTCTGCGACTTGTTTGAAAAAAACGGCTTTCAGTTTCTAGAGATGCGCAGAGATTTAAGTGGTATACCCCGTGCACTTCTGTTCACCTGTAATCATTAA
- the prfA gene encoding peptide chain release factor 1 encodes MVSLPKDRMRQLEKRFEIIESQMAKNPDAGTYVKLASEYADLQPIVTSIRTLNALSIEITELETIISDKLTDVEMRNLAQEELPPLFQKMEKLEKELQILLLPKDITDEKSAIIEIRAGTGGSEAALFVGDLFRMYERYANAYNWKVEVISLNEGEVGGYKEIIATISGKGVFSKLKFESGVHRVQRVPETETSGRIHTSAATVAVLPEAEEIDIEIRPEDIRIDTMRASGAGGQHVNTTDSAVRITHIPTGIMVVQAEKSQHQNRARALQILRARLFDIEQKKAESERSASRKNQVGSGDRSERIRTYNFPQGRVTDHRINLTLYKLDRILEGDLDELINALISDYQTALLTEMDGNG; translated from the coding sequence ATGGTTTCTTTGCCAAAAGATCGTATGAGACAGCTTGAAAAACGTTTTGAAATAATTGAAAGCCAAATGGCTAAAAACCCAGATGCTGGAACTTATGTAAAATTGGCTTCTGAATATGCAGACTTACAGCCAATTGTTACCTCCATACGAACATTAAACGCGCTCTCTATAGAAATTACAGAGCTGGAAACTATCATCAGCGATAAACTAACAGATGTGGAAATGCGTAACCTTGCCCAAGAAGAGCTGCCACCATTGTTCCAGAAAATGGAAAAACTTGAAAAAGAACTCCAGATACTTCTTTTGCCCAAAGATATTACTGATGAAAAAAGTGCCATTATTGAAATTCGAGCAGGAACAGGTGGATCAGAAGCAGCACTTTTTGTCGGTGATCTTTTCCGCATGTATGAGCGTTATGCCAATGCTTATAACTGGAAAGTTGAAGTCATTTCGCTTAATGAAGGTGAAGTTGGTGGATATAAAGAAATTATTGCTACTATTTCAGGCAAAGGTGTCTTTTCTAAGCTAAAATTTGAATCAGGCGTCCATCGTGTACAACGGGTTCCTGAAACAGAAACAAGTGGACGCATTCATACGTCTGCTGCTACGGTTGCAGTACTTCCAGAAGCTGAAGAAATTGATATTGAAATTCGTCCAGAAGATATTCGCATTGATACAATGCGTGCCTCTGGAGCAGGAGGACAGCATGTCAATACAACCGATTCAGCTGTTCGTATTACGCATATTCCAACAGGAATTATGGTTGTACAAGCAGAAAAATCACAGCACCAAAACCGAGCACGTGCACTCCAAATTTTACGTGCACGCTTATTCGATATCGAACAAAAAAAAGCCGAAAGTGAACGCTCAGCATCCCGTAAAAACCAAGTTGGCTCTGGTGATCGATCAGAACGCATTCGTACCTATAATTTCCCACAAGGACGTGTCACGGATCATCGTATTAATCTCACGCTGTATAAGCTTGACCGCATTCTGGAAGGAGATCTCGATGAGCTTATTAATGCACTCATATCCGATTACCAAACCGCTCTCCTTACTGAAATGGACGGCAATGGATGA
- the secA gene encoding preprotein translocase subunit SecA, translating into MVGLGVFARKFFGSAHERRLKALRQKVAQINALEEQFQKLNDTQLCQKTDEFRKRLTEGETVDLLLPEAFATVREAAKRIYDMRPFDVQLIGGMVLHNCGIAEMRTGEGKTLMATLPIYLNALEGKGVHVVTVNDYLARRDAETMGKIFSFLGLTTGVILHDLDSDARRSAYACDITYATNNELGFDYLRDNMAFDRSQMVQRGHHYAIVDEVDSILIDEARTPLIISGPLEDRTDFYNLIDTFIPSLTPEDYEIDEKQKTTTFTEVGTEKIEKMLEQAGHLKGKSLYDIENVAIIHHINNALKAHKLFVRDKDYIVRNNEIVIIDEFTGRMMPGRRYSEGLHQALEAKEHVAIQPENQTLASITFQNYFRMYRKLSGMTGTATTEAEEFSNIYDLEVVEIPTNLPIQRRDEDDEIYRTAEEKYRAIVRDIRQAHEKGQPILVGTTSIEKSEQLAERLRKEGITDFRVLNARYHEQEAYIIAQAGVPGALTIATNMAGRGTDIQLGGNVEMRIRQELQDMPEGIERTAKIEEIKKDVKQLKEKALAAGGFYVIATERHESRRIDNQLRGRSGRQGDPGRSKFFLSLQDDLMRIFGSNRMDGMLQKLGLKENEAITHPWINKALEKAQKKVEARNFEIRKNLLKYDDVMNDQRKVIFEQRMEIMNADDLIEMILEMRNEVIEDLVETYIPSGTYSEKWDVKALQEEIHHLFNLELPVEEWAKEDGIAEEQILERISNAVTKLENERAERYSPEILAYFHKAVLLETIDTLWREHLVNLDHLRSVVGFRGYAQRDPLNEYKTESFELFQAMLRNLRRIVTSKLMRFEIIQQPTESLIPEQVDGNDSALNDQRKGNDSSFWMQIQENRVVNPKDRNPKDSTTWGKVGRNERCPCGSEKKYKHCHGAFV; encoded by the coding sequence ATGGTCGGTTTAGGTGTATTTGCACGTAAATTTTTTGGTTCAGCTCATGAACGACGCCTCAAGGCTCTTCGCCAAAAAGTCGCACAAATTAATGCTTTGGAAGAACAGTTTCAGAAATTAAACGATACGCAACTCTGCCAAAAAACCGATGAGTTTCGTAAACGTCTTACGGAAGGTGAAACCGTTGATTTGCTCCTACCAGAAGCTTTTGCAACTGTTCGTGAAGCAGCAAAACGTATTTATGATATGCGTCCTTTTGATGTACAGCTCATTGGTGGAATGGTACTTCATAACTGTGGCATTGCTGAAATGCGCACCGGTGAAGGTAAAACATTAATGGCAACCCTGCCAATTTATCTCAATGCATTGGAAGGAAAAGGCGTTCATGTTGTGACGGTAAACGATTATCTTGCCCGTCGTGATGCTGAAACAATGGGAAAAATCTTCAGTTTTCTAGGCTTAACAACGGGTGTGATTTTGCATGATCTTGATAGTGATGCTCGCCGATCAGCCTATGCATGTGATATCACCTATGCGACAAATAATGAATTGGGTTTTGATTATCTGCGCGATAATATGGCTTTTGATCGTAGTCAAATGGTCCAGCGTGGACATCATTATGCAATCGTTGATGAAGTTGATTCGATTCTCATTGATGAAGCGCGTACTCCCCTTATTATTTCTGGTCCTCTAGAAGATCGTACTGACTTCTATAACCTTATTGATACATTTATTCCTTCCTTAACTCCAGAAGATTATGAAATAGACGAAAAACAAAAAACAACAACCTTTACCGAAGTTGGTACTGAAAAAATTGAAAAAATGCTCGAACAGGCCGGGCATCTTAAAGGGAAAAGTCTCTACGATATAGAAAATGTAGCTATCATCCATCATATCAATAATGCCCTAAAAGCCCATAAGTTATTTGTCCGTGACAAGGATTATATTGTTCGCAATAATGAAATTGTTATCATTGACGAGTTTACAGGTCGTATGATGCCAGGGCGGCGCTATTCTGAAGGGCTTCACCAAGCACTAGAAGCCAAAGAGCATGTTGCTATTCAACCAGAAAATCAAACACTCGCTTCCATTACTTTCCAAAATTATTTCCGTATGTATAGGAAACTGTCTGGCATGACGGGTACTGCCACAACAGAAGCCGAAGAATTCAGTAATATTTATGATCTTGAAGTTGTCGAAATTCCCACAAATTTACCAATACAGCGTCGTGATGAAGACGACGAAATCTATCGAACAGCAGAAGAAAAATATCGTGCTATTGTACGTGATATTCGTCAAGCGCATGAAAAAGGACAACCTATTCTCGTTGGAACGACTTCTATTGAAAAGTCAGAACAATTGGCAGAACGTTTACGAAAAGAGGGCATTACCGATTTTAGAGTCCTGAATGCCCGCTATCATGAGCAAGAAGCATATATTATTGCGCAAGCAGGGGTTCCTGGGGCTTTAACTATTGCAACAAACATGGCTGGTCGCGGTACTGATATACAGCTTGGTGGTAATGTCGAAATGCGCATTCGACAAGAATTACAAGATATGCCTGAAGGAATAGAGCGAACTGCTAAAATTGAAGAAATTAAAAAAGATGTCAAGCAGCTTAAAGAAAAAGCATTAGCTGCTGGTGGTTTTTATGTCATTGCAACTGAACGCCACGAAAGTCGTCGTATTGATAACCAGCTCCGCGGTCGTTCTGGTCGCCAAGGCGATCCTGGTCGCTCAAAATTCTTTCTCTCTCTTCAAGATGATCTCATGCGTATCTTTGGCTCCAATCGTATGGATGGTATGTTGCAAAAGCTTGGATTAAAAGAAAATGAAGCGATTACCCATCCATGGATTAATAAAGCCCTTGAAAAAGCGCAAAAAAAAGTTGAAGCACGAAATTTCGAAATTCGTAAAAATTTATTAAAATATGACGATGTGATGAATGATCAACGCAAAGTTATTTTTGAACAGCGTATGGAGATCATGAATGCAGACGATTTAATCGAAATGATTCTTGAAATGCGCAACGAAGTGATTGAAGATCTTGTAGAAACCTACATCCCATCTGGAACATATTCTGAAAAATGGGATGTGAAAGCTCTACAAGAGGAAATTCACCATCTCTTTAATCTTGAACTTCCAGTAGAAGAATGGGCAAAAGAAGATGGAATTGCTGAAGAACAAATCTTAGAACGTATCTCAAATGCTGTTACGAAACTTGAAAATGAACGTGCTGAGCGTTATTCTCCAGAAATCCTGGCTTATTTCCACAAAGCTGTATTACTTGAAACCATTGACACATTATGGCGTGAACATCTGGTAAATTTAGACCATTTGCGTTCCGTTGTTGGTTTTCGTGGGTATGCGCAACGTGATCCACTCAATGAATATAAGACAGAGTCCTTTGAACTTTTTCAAGCCATGCTTAGAAATTTACGCAGAATCGTCACTTCTAAGCTTATGCGTTTCGAGATCATTCAGCAACCCACAGAATCACTCATACCTGAGCAAGTGGATGGTAATGACTCTGCTTTGAACGATCAACGTAAAGGAAATGATTCTTCCTTCTGGATGCAAATACAAGAAAATAGGGTTGTTAACCCGAAAGATCGTAATCCTAAAGATTCAACCACATGGGGAAAAGTTGGACGTAATGAGCGTTGCCCTTGTGGTTCAGAGAAAAAATACAAACACTGTCACGGAGCTTTCGTCTGA
- a CDS encoding peptidylprolyl isomerase, whose product MKFNFITLFLTSTLLASTSLGVMAQKSVESASNDLKNLEKASEKTVPPSHVMAVIDGKEITAGQLDELALEINPNLVRFPDEQRRITVLKAYLDMQVLAKAAISKGIDKTEAYDKRMAVMRDNVLQQLYFKQMIVDQISDTDLETLYNKEVAALPKEDEVKARHILVKTKKEAEAIIKRLSKGESFEAVAKKNSTDGSAAVGGDLGYFSHGQMVKPFEDAAFGLKVGEYTKKPVESPFGWHVIKVEDRRLKQPPIFDDVKEMLRTQLIKERYQKLIVDLRNTIDVKYPDPNVIKLMQSLNQNETPLPDETSDEEEAQ is encoded by the coding sequence ATGAAATTCAACTTTATCACGCTGTTTTTGACATCGACTTTATTAGCGAGCACGAGTTTGGGGGTGATGGCCCAAAAGAGCGTGGAGTCTGCGTCGAATGATTTAAAGAATTTGGAGAAAGCTTCTGAAAAAACAGTTCCTCCCTCTCATGTTATGGCAGTTATTGATGGGAAGGAAATCACAGCAGGGCAATTGGATGAGTTAGCACTCGAAATAAATCCTAATTTAGTGCGTTTTCCTGATGAACAACGCCGTATAACGGTTTTAAAAGCCTACCTTGATATGCAAGTGCTTGCAAAAGCTGCAATTAGCAAAGGCATCGATAAGACTGAAGCTTACGATAAACGAATGGCAGTTATGCGTGACAATGTCCTTCAACAGCTTTATTTTAAACAGATGATTGTTGATCAGATTTCGGATACTGATTTGGAGACTCTTTACAATAAGGAAGTTGCTGCTTTACCCAAAGAGGATGAGGTTAAAGCACGTCATATTTTGGTCAAAACGAAAAAAGAAGCAGAAGCTATCATTAAGCGTTTAAGTAAGGGGGAAAGTTTTGAAGCGGTTGCAAAAAAGAATTCAACAGATGGTTCAGCTGCTGTTGGAGGTGATCTTGGTTATTTTAGTCATGGTCAAATGGTCAAGCCTTTCGAAGATGCTGCGTTTGGTCTGAAAGTTGGCGAATACACAAAAAAGCCTGTTGAAAGCCCGTTTGGTTGGCATGTTATCAAGGTAGAAGATCGCCGTTTGAAACAACCTCCTATATTTGATGATGTTAAAGAGATGTTGCGTACACAGCTGATAAAAGAGCGTTACCAAAAACTGATTGTTGATTTGCGCAACACGATAGATGTGAAATATCCTGATCCTAATGTTATAAAACTCATGCAATCACTTAATCAAAATGAGACGCCACTTCCGGATGAGACGTCTGATGAAGAAGAAGCACAATAG